One Mucilaginibacter ginkgonis genomic region harbors:
- a CDS encoding YggS family pyridoxal phosphate-dependent enzyme has product MSIAAQIAAINKELENTKATLVAVSKTKPNEDIWEAYEAGQRIFGENMAQEMTEKHEALPKDIKWHMIGHLQTNKVKYIAPYVSLIESVDSLKLLQEINKQAVKNKRVIDCLLQIYIADEETKFGLGFDEAIEILRSEELTQLTNLRICGLMGIATNTDNEKQIKEEYYELKTFFDGVKLSYFRKDEHFNILSMGMSADYKIAIDQGSTLVRLGSTIFGKRVIKHWKNN; this is encoded by the coding sequence ATGAGCATCGCAGCGCAAATTGCCGCCATAAATAAAGAGCTGGAAAATACCAAAGCAACATTAGTTGCTGTTTCTAAAACCAAACCCAACGAAGATATTTGGGAAGCATATGAGGCCGGGCAGCGCATATTTGGCGAGAACATGGCGCAGGAAATGACAGAGAAGCACGAAGCGCTACCCAAGGATATCAAATGGCACATGATTGGCCACCTGCAAACCAATAAAGTAAAATACATTGCTCCATATGTTAGCTTGATAGAATCTGTAGACAGTCTTAAGCTTCTGCAAGAAATCAATAAGCAAGCGGTTAAGAATAAGCGTGTCATTGACTGTCTGTTGCAGATTTACATCGCCGACGAGGAAACCAAATTCGGCTTGGGTTTCGACGAAGCCATTGAAATATTAAGGTCTGAGGAATTAACTCAGTTGACAAACCTTCGCATTTGCGGGTTGATGGGGATAGCCACTAATACTGACAACGAAAAGCAGATTAAAGAAGAATATTACGAATTGAAAACGTTTTTCGACGGCGTGAAACTAAGCTATTTCCGCAAGGATGAGCATTTCAACATATTGTCTATGGGCATGTCTGCTGATTACAAGATCGCGATCGATCAAGGCAGCACGCTTGTACGTTTGGGCAGCACCATATTTGGTAAACGCGTAATAAAACACTGGAAGAATAACTAA
- a CDS encoding GNAT family N-acetyltransferase gives MSVFLRVAKEEDCPRLMELVKELALFERAPEEVTVSLEEFVEAGFGAQPVWKGFVAEDNGFIAGFAMYYIRYSTWKGRRVYLEDLIVTEAYRGKGLGKLLFNRIVQETAELGFSGMVWQVLDWNQPAIDFYNKYKATIEAGWLNAALSKEQVQQLIS, from the coding sequence ATGAGCGTATTTTTAAGAGTTGCGAAAGAAGAAGATTGTCCGCGTTTAATGGAACTGGTTAAAGAACTGGCTTTGTTTGAACGCGCCCCCGAAGAAGTAACCGTATCATTGGAAGAATTTGTTGAAGCGGGTTTTGGCGCACAGCCGGTATGGAAGGGATTTGTCGCAGAAGACAATGGCTTTATAGCCGGCTTCGCCATGTACTACATCCGCTATTCTACCTGGAAAGGGCGCAGGGTTTACCTGGAAGATCTGATAGTTACAGAAGCGTATCGTGGTAAGGGCCTGGGCAAGCTGCTTTTCAACCGCATTGTACAAGAAACTGCCGAGCTTGGCTTTAGCGGCATGGTATGGCAGGTGCTCGACTGGAACCAGCCTGCCATAGATTTTTACAATAAATACAAAGCAACCATCGAAGCAGGCTGGCTTAATGCCGCCCTCAGCAAAGAGCAGGTACAGCAATTGATATCATGA
- a CDS encoding DUF3298 and DUF4163 domain-containing protein: MKNPITFLLAAASLLLYACGGKVRNPTHPDVARDTLAYSYKTLKQRADDCGDKPDSTCTVIKIIYPEFRSAPILNDTLKRRLVSFAYLQEKPDTSFSSSADKFMKAYKDDIKTTGRKDMFYTAQTTATVIRQDSALTTIEIKSYQYTGGAHGSSSTTFLNWNTKTHKELKLADVLVEGYLPKLNAVAEKIFRKSENLTDTSSLARDYFFKDAKFSVNNNFLITPVGIRFLYNEYEIKPYAAGQTDLFVPYTKIKGLLKPNTVTSQYLH; the protein is encoded by the coding sequence ATGAAAAACCCCATAACATTCTTACTTGCGGCGGCGTCGTTATTGTTATACGCCTGCGGTGGCAAAGTGCGCAACCCAACACACCCCGATGTGGCGCGTGATACGCTTGCATACAGTTACAAGACCTTAAAACAACGCGCGGACGACTGCGGTGACAAACCCGACAGTACCTGCACGGTAATTAAGATCATCTACCCCGAGTTTAGAAGCGCGCCAATTTTAAATGATACCTTAAAGCGCAGGCTGGTGAGCTTCGCCTATCTTCAGGAAAAACCCGACACGTCTTTCAGTTCGTCGGCTGATAAGTTTATGAAAGCCTACAAAGACGACATAAAAACCACAGGCCGCAAGGACATGTTTTATACCGCGCAAACTACCGCCACGGTTATACGGCAGGATTCGGCCCTGACCACCATCGAAATTAAAAGTTACCAATATACAGGCGGCGCGCATGGCAGCAGCAGCACTACATTTTTGAATTGGAATACAAAAACCCACAAAGAGTTGAAACTGGCAGATGTGTTGGTGGAAGGCTATTTACCAAAACTGAATGCCGTTGCAGAAAAGATTTTCCGCAAGAGTGAGAACCTTACCGATACATCGTCCCTGGCCCGCGATTATTTTTTTAAGGATGCCAAATTCAGCGTCAATAATAATTTCTTAATTACCCCGGTCGGCATCAGGTTTCTTTACAACGAATATGAGATAAAACCTTATGCTGCAGGCCAAACAGATCTGTTTGTGCCTTATACCAAAATCAAGGGGCTGTTAAAACCCAATACCGTTACTAGTCAATATCTTCATTAA